The following coding sequences lie in one Musa acuminata AAA Group cultivar baxijiao chromosome BXJ3-1, Cavendish_Baxijiao_AAA, whole genome shotgun sequence genomic window:
- the LOC103973433 gene encoding probable strigolactone esterase DAD2, which produces MGFGSSDDTATKGRKLLEILNVRMVGAGCRVLVLSHGFGTDQSAWNRVLPYFLRDYRVVLYDLVCAGSVNPDHFDFHRYTTLDAYVDDLLAVLDALGVDRCYFVGHSVSAMIGILAAIRRPLLFLKLILVGASPRFLNDGDYHGGFEREETEEVFAAMEANYEAWVRGFAPLAVGADVPAAVREFSRTLFNMRPDISLFVSRTVFNSDLRGVLGLVQAPCVVIQTANDVSVPPSVAAYLKAHLGGRTTLELLHDEGHLPHLSAPASFVHVLHRALTTTQ; this is translated from the exons ATGGGTTTTGGCAGCAGCGATGATACGGCCACCAAGGGCCGCAAGCTGCTGGAGATCCTCAACGTGAGGATGGTCGGCGCTGGCTGTCGAGTCCTGGTGCTGTCCCACGGCTTCGGCACCGATCAGTCGGCGTGGAACCGCGTGCTCCCTTACTTCCTGCGTGATTACAGGGTGGTGCTCTACGATCTGGTCTGTGCCGGCAGCGTCAACCCCGACCACTTCGACTTCCACCGCTACACCACCCTCGACGCCTACGTCGACGACCTTCTCGCCGTGCTCGACGCCCTCGGCGTCGACCGGTGCTACTTCGTCGGCCACTCCGTATCGGCCATGATCGGCATCCTCGCCGCCATCCGCCGCCCTCTTCTCTTCCTAAAACTCATCCTCGTCGGAGCATCCCCAAG GTTTCTGAACGATGGGGATTACCATGGGGGGTTCGAGAGGGAGGAGACCGAAGAGGTGTTCGCAGCGATGGAGGCGAACTACGAGGCGTGGGTGCGAGGGTTCGCGCCGCTGGCGGTGGGGGCGGACGTGCCGGCGGCGGTGAGGGAGTTCAGCCGGACGCTGTTCAACATGCGGCCGGACATATCGCTGTTCGTGTCGCGGACGGTGTTCAACAGCGATCTGCGGGGGGTGCTGGGGCTGGTGCAGGCCCCCTGCGTGGTGATCCAGACCGCCAACGACGTGTCGGTGCCGCCTTCCGTCGCCGCGTACCTCAAGGCCCACCTCGGCGGCCGCACCACCCTGGAGCTCCTCCACGACGAGGGCCACCTCCCCCACCTCAGCGCCCCCGCCTCCTTCGTCCATGTCCTCCACCGCGCCCTGACGACAACCCAATGA